The following proteins are encoded in a genomic region of Anaerolineales bacterium:
- a CDS encoding cupin encodes MSDKAAPSVHVGQVLRQIREERGISIRELSRRSELSANALSMIERGLSSPSVSTLYRLTDALNVPITAIFRPEQVQNPIVFRSVSDRTHVPFPLGVWEGLGGESFTGRMQPFMLTLESGAESGPEKIVHTGSEFVMCLRGQLEYEVEGQNYTLEAGDSLLFAARLTHRWHNPGRTVTNAIVVLSGYDEYEKPGVFHFPPEK; translated from the coding sequence ATGTCTGACAAAGCAGCTCCATCTGTGCATGTAGGCCAGGTGTTACGCCAGATCCGTGAGGAGCGTGGCATTTCCATCCGCGAGCTGAGCCGCAGGAGTGAACTCTCCGCTAATGCCCTGAGCATGATCGAGCGGGGGCTTTCTTCGCCTTCGGTCAGCACGCTTTACCGCCTGACGGATGCCTTGAATGTGCCCATCACAGCCATATTTCGTCCTGAACAGGTGCAGAATCCGATCGTTTTTCGGTCGGTCTCCGACCGGACGCATGTGCCTTTCCCCCTTGGGGTGTGGGAAGGGTTGGGGGGTGAGTCTTTCACCGGCCGCATGCAACCGTTCATGCTAACCCTGGAGAGTGGCGCCGAAAGTGGCCCGGAAAAGATCGTTCATACCGGTAGCGAGTTCGTCATGTGCTTGCGGGGCCAGCTCGAATATGAAGTAGAGGGTCAAAATTACACCCTTGAGGCTGGCGATAGCCTGTTGTTTGCCGCGCGGCTGACCCACCGCTGGCATAATCCCGGCCGAACGGTGACGAATGCGATCGTGGTTTTATCGGGTTATGATGAGTATGAAAAACCGGGGGTTTTTCACTTTCCACCTGAAAAGTGA